A window of Vallitalea longa genomic DNA:
AGAAATAGATGTATTGATAATTCCAGGTGGCAGCCCAATAATAAAAGATGATATTATCAAATTAATTCAACAATGTGAGAAAAACGGTGCTGTTATAGGAGGTATTTGTGGTGGGGTAGAGTATATAGCTCATGCTGGTATTTTATCAGGAAGAAGATATACTAGCCATCAAGACAAATCTTATGAATACTTATCAAAGAATAGTATCCATACTCACTCTATGTATGAAAGTGATAAAAATGTAGTAACTGCCAAACCAGAAGCTTACTTAGAATTTGCACTAGAACTATATCACTTAGCTGGTCTTGATGTAGGTCCAGTAGAAGGATACCTAGAATGGTTCAAATCTCCATTTTGTTGGAAATGTAAAGACTAATAATTGTCAAGGGGTCATCACCAAAAAAATATAAGAATATTTAGTATATTCTAGGCTGATTAAAAACATATATTAGTTATTGTTTGTTAATAATTAACAGCATTCAAATCCATTAGCTATTATAGAAATACAAAGTTCGGTTGTTCCTGCTAATGTTACTAAAGAAACACTATTTAGCGGGTTAATACTTCGAGCATATATAGCATTAAGTATTATGCCTTGATCTACATCATTAATTCGTACGACAGTGGGAGTTGTTAATGGAGCTTTAGGTTGTATTACGATTGTTCCACTTAGGCTAGGTATATTTAATTGTTGCCATATATCAAATGTACCAGCAGTAGTTATTGTAATAGTTTTATTTTCAAAACCATATTGTACATTACATTTACAACCTTTTACTGCAGTTGAACTAACCCCACAACATGTACTAATATTACATGCCATATTTTTTATCCCCTTTCATATTTTATTTGATTTGCCTAGAATATTATCTAGTATATTCTATGCAGTATTATAAGGGTTGTTCATAATTCTGCTTTTTTAAGTAATCCTTGATAAAACTAGAAATAAGTAACTAGACATTTGGTAATATATTATAATATGTAATTGGAGGTGGTTAAAAATGAATATTGCAGTATATTTGTTTGACAACTATGCTGAACCAGAATTATGTGTACCTACATTAATGTTCAATTACATTGATGAAAATAATGTAGTAATGATTTCTAGTGAACAAGATGTTATCAAATGTGCAGATGGAAAGAGAATATTAATAGACAAAAAAATAAGTCAAATAGATCCTGAAGATATAGACGTATTAATAATTCCAGGGGGTATACCAATAATTAAAGATGATATTATCAAGTTAATCCAGCAATGTGAAAAAAATGGTGCTATTATAGGAGGTATATGCGGAGGAGTAGACTATATAGCACACGCTGGCATTCTATCAGGAAGAAAATATACAGGTTATTATGAAAAAGATAAAACTTATGATTATCTACCAACCGATGGTATTCTAACTTACTCTATGTATGAAAGCGATAAAAACGTAGTAACAGCGAAAACAGAAGCCTACTTAGAATTTGCACTAGAACTATATCACTTAGCTGGATTTGATGTAGGTCCAGTGGAAGGATACCTACAATGGTTCAAATCTCCGTTCTGTTGGAAATGTAAAGACTAAAATAATATTTGATTTAAGGCAGAAAGTTCTCTATTCAGAGAACTTTTTAATAAATATAAGGAATTAATCTTTTAGTGTTTTTCTTATAGATAGTAAATTCATCACCAAATCTTTGTGCCAATGCTTTTTCTTCAACATTGATTCTTATACTATAGCAGACTAAACATAATATTAAGACCAATATAGGCGAGAATATACTTCTTAGTGATAGAGAGATACCTAAAAGACTTATTATACTTCCAGTATATGCAGGATTCCTGATTAATCTATAAGGTCCGATTTTCATTAATTTTTGTTTTTCTGTTGTTTGGACATTTAAAGTAAAAGCTCGCTTAAGAATCCAAACAGAATAATCTCTAAGGACAGTTCCAAAAATCAAAAAACATAATCCGATATAATAGAAACCATGAGGAAGTAACATTCTTCTAATATCATAGGATACATCGTCACCTATAAAATAATATGATAAGATGAAGCTACCTATCCATCCTGCGATAATTATCCATAAAGTTGGTTCATGTTTGTGTGATTTTCCTTTTCTCACAAAAAAACTTGAAGTAAAGAGCCAGATAATGAACTCCGAAATAAAAAGGAAGTAAAGAGCATAATTAAAATATTTATATTCAGAAAAAGTTAGAAAAACTTGTTTATACTTTAAATACTCATTCATAAAAAAACCTCCATCTATTAAAGCTGATATTATATATCTAAACGTTTGATATCATATCATATTAATTAATAATAATCAACAAAATATAGTTTGGATATATCAATAATGACATTATAGAATAAACTTTGAGATAAGATATAACAAATCTTCTTTTTAGATACGAACAATGAAAAGGAAGTTTTTTTTATTGTTGCGATAATATCTATTTTTAAAATACGTCAACATTAGTGGTATAATTACATATCTATAATCCCTTAAATCTAGCATTTTACTTTTTTAAAAATTGCGTTTGTCAACAGAGAAAAGCAAAAGAACTATCCTGAACTCATTTTTTTTAAAAGTATTAATAAGTATATTGCACGAATATTCTATTATTTAATATATTCAAAATATTTCATTTTAGATATATATTTTTTTTATTAATTAGTATATAATAATATATATCAGAATGAATGAGGGGATATTTATATGAATAAAAAATTTGTATTTGTTTTTATAATAATCGTTATGTTTATTTTTATACTTACACTATTTATAAATAACGATTCAACTACTATATCAGAAATTAGTCAAAATGATGAAAAAAAAATATTAGAATACCTTGACACTAAAACAAATGATATTTCATCTCCTTCAAAGGGTAAGATGTATAGCTCTTATGATCTTTTGGGAATAGAAGAAAATAAAATATATATTTGGTTAGTAAAAGAAGAATATATAACAAAAGACCATGCTGAATCTAAAGGTAATATTGTTGCTTGTCCAGTTGTTTTATATGCCACAAAGAATAATAACAACGAACTATTAATTGAAAATCATAATTTCCCAGAAGATGGGAAAAATTACGGTAAAAATTTAAAAAGATTTTTCCCAGAAAATATTATAGAGAAAATTGACCATACAGTTACTGATACTCTTCTAGAAAATATAAAAATACGTGTACAAGAAGAAACTTCAAGAATAAAAAAATAGCTACTCATTTTTAGAGTAACTATTTTTTTATCGTTGAAAGTTAATTTACTGTATGTAAATGAATTCTACGACAATATAATTATCTATTGCATTTAATAATTCATAAGCCTGTCTATTATTTGAATGTCCAGCAAGCAAAAAATCTTCGTTTTCATCATCATATCCAGATATAATCATAGCATGTTTTGGCATTGATATCCAACCAGCAACTCCATCATGTAATATAACAACATCGCCTTTATAAATACTTTTATTGAATATTTTACTGTGATTCTTTCTATACTCTGCTCTTGAATAATTGACCTCATCGCATTCAGATCGCCAATAACTAACAAATTCTTTAACACTTATCCAAGGACTTGGATCAGCTAAATCCCAACTATCATTTAGTTCTTCTGCACTTCTAGGTTCTAGATATTTACTATTATTTTTATAACAATACCAGTCACATAAAATAACAAAAGATTTCCCACAAATCCCATGTATAATTTCACCAATAAAAACAACTACTAATAATAAATAAAAAATAATATAAACACTTGCTAAATGAGGAGCTAATAATGATTAAATGGTTTATATCATCAACGTTAATAATAATTGCCCTAAAATTATATAATGCCGTAAATAACATCCATTCCCAATGGCTATCGTTCCATTACAATGAACGTCTAGATTATTTCACTAGACTAAACAAACGATTAAAGGCAGGAGGCATATTATTTCTAGGGGATTCCTTAACTGAAAATTTTTATCTATCAGAGTTTTTTCCAGATCATTATGTAATAAATAGAGGAGTATCTGGTGACACGACTTATGGTATATTATGCAGATTAAAAACAAGTGTATATGACATAAAACCCAATAAAATATTTTTATTGATTGGAATAAACGATATCGGTAACGAAAAATCTCTCCAATACATTATCAACAACATAAAATTGATAATAACCGAAATAAGAAAAAAATTACCTGATTCCAAAATATATATCCAATCAATATATCCTGTTCATATAGATGTAAATAACAAAATTAAAAAAAGAATTGTAGGTAAAAGGAATAATAAAAAAATAAATATGACAAATAGACAATTATATGGATTGTCAAGAAAATATAACGTAACTTATATTAATGTAAATAAAAAATTAAAAGATAAAAAAGGACAACTCAAATACCAATATACTCAAGATGGATTACACCTATCACCACTTGGTTATGAAATCGTTGCCAAAGAATTAGAAAAATATATGTAAATAAAACTGAAAGAACACATCGGTGATGAAATGACTAATAATAGAAAATGGTACAGACTAGACAATACTGGAAAAATCTATCCATCAATTACATCAACAAGAGTATCAACTGTATTTCGAATATCAGCGACTATAACTACAAGAGTAGAACCTGCTAAGCTACAAAAAGCACTTGATAATATTATTGAAAGATTTCCGTATTTCAAAGTTAACCTTAGGAGAGGACTTTTCTGGTATTACTTTGAATATGTCAACCATAACCCGGTGGTTAAAAAGGAAATATTCTATCCTTGTATGTTTATGCTGTTCAAAAAGAAAAAAACATTTCCATTTAGAATTTTATATTACAACAAAAAAATTAGCTGTGAATTCTCTCATAGTATAACAGATGGAACAGGTGCACTGAAATTCCTACAAACTCTCTTAGTTGAATATTTTAGATTGGTAGGCGTAGAGTGCCAAATACCTAGTTATATTTTTAATAAGAATTCATATGTAAAACAAGAGGAATATGAAGATTCATCTCACAAATACTATAAAAAAAATATCCCTCCACCTGATTATCCCAAGAAAGCGATACATTTCCCTTTTAAATTAAATAGAAAAGGTGAATATTATATAATCACAGGAATAATTAATGTGTCAAGAGCTAAGGAAGAGTCTAAAATACATGGTTGTTCAATAACCGAATTTTTATTGGCTATATATTTTGAAACTATTCAAGATTATGTTTATTCTAGATCAGTAGGTAGAAGAAGACATCTAAAAAGAAGAATCGTAATTAATCTACCAGTCAATTTAAGAAGAATATTCCCTTCTAATACTATGAAAAATTTTTTTATTAGTATAACTCCTAATATAGATCTAAGATTGGGTAAATATAATAGAGAAGAGTTAATAAAACTAGTTAAAAACTATATGGAAATAAATATCAACGAAAAACATCTAAGCCAATATATAAGTAGAAATGTTAAAAATGAAAAAAATAAGTTTATAAGGATAATTCCTCTTTTCATAAAAAATATGATAATGCCAATAGTATATCAGAGGTTTGGCGAAAGAGGTTATACAAGCGGTTTATCTAACTTAGGATTGATAACTATGCCTAGAGAGATAGAGAACCTAATAGAAAGATTTGAATTCTATCCTCCTCCAAGTAAAGGGAATATAGTTAAAATGGG
This region includes:
- a CDS encoding DJ-1/PfpI family protein, whose product is MNIAAYLYDNYYETELCIPTLMFKEDDENNVIMISSEQDIVKCVDGKRILIDKKISQINHEEIDVLIIPGGSPIIKDDIIKLIQQCEKNGAVIGGICGGVEYIAHAGILSGRRYTSHQDKSYEYLSKNSIHTHSMYESDKNVVTAKPEAYLEFALELYHLAGLDVGPVEGYLEWFKSPFCWKCKD
- a CDS encoding DJ-1/PfpI family protein; its protein translation is MNIAVYLFDNYAEPELCVPTLMFNYIDENNVVMISSEQDVIKCADGKRILIDKKISQIDPEDIDVLIIPGGIPIIKDDIIKLIQQCEKNGAIIGGICGGVDYIAHAGILSGRKYTGYYEKDKTYDYLPTDGILTYSMYESDKNVVTAKTEAYLEFALELYHLAGFDVGPVEGYLQWFKSPFCWKCKD
- a CDS encoding methyltransferase family protein; translated protein: MNEYLKYKQVFLTFSEYKYFNYALYFLFISEFIIWLFTSSFFVRKGKSHKHEPTLWIIIAGWIGSFILSYYFIGDDVSYDIRRMLLPHGFYYIGLCFLIFGTVLRDYSVWILKRAFTLNVQTTEKQKLMKIGPYRLIRNPAYTGSIISLLGISLSLRSIFSPILVLILCLVCYSIRINVEEKALAQRFGDEFTIYKKNTKRLIPYIY
- a CDS encoding amidase domain-containing protein; translation: MIFYLLLVVVFIGEIIHGICGKSFVILCDWYCYKNNSKYLEPRSAEELNDSWDLADPSPWISVKEFVSYWRSECDEVNYSRAEYRKNHSKIFNKSIYKGDVVILHDGVAGWISMPKHAMIISGYDDENEDFLLAGHSNNRQAYELLNAIDNYIVVEFIYIQ
- a CDS encoding GDSL-type esterase/lipase family protein is translated as MIKWFISSTLIIIALKLYNAVNNIHSQWLSFHYNERLDYFTRLNKRLKAGGILFLGDSLTENFYLSEFFPDHYVINRGVSGDTTYGILCRLKTSVYDIKPNKIFLLIGINDIGNEKSLQYIINNIKLIITEIRKKLPDSKIYIQSIYPVHIDVNNKIKKRIVGKRNNKKINMTNRQLYGLSRKYNVTYINVNKKLKDKKGQLKYQYTQDGLHLSPLGYEIVAKELEKYM